A stretch of the Neodiprion lecontei isolate iyNeoLeco1 chromosome 4, iyNeoLeco1.1, whole genome shotgun sequence genome encodes the following:
- the LOC107220993 gene encoding paired amphipathic helix protein Sin3b isoform X2 yields MKRTRGVDEVASAAAAAALKHSSGGAGGGGIGGGGGLEVGENIDYRPNSGLAVGIGPGQPIRPITSKEMPGSIQFGAVQAQQQYPVAVVMPTPAPSSVKVHSGSTTPPTPTAPGSSLSGGAQQFQRLKVEDALHYLDQVKYKFNNQPQVYNDFLDIMKEFKSQSIDTPGVIKRVSNLFKGHPQLIVGFNTFLPPGYKIEVQADEQGYAFQVSVSMPSPTATHTPTLSHHCTGNVGSPPIASPPTQPAKAPSVLQIMQGSGSIHHAIGNNIPNNSLTVHAPSSPPVQSYNNSHISTAQAQAAVSQALSQAQDGTPNSGQTQQSQPVEFNHAINYVNKIKNRFQGQPEKYKRFLEILHTYQKEQRNLKESGHMVTGGGAAVGGGSGKHLTEAEVYSQVAKLFENQEDLLAEFGQFLPDATNQQSALSAMFQSNKGGAVNDHSAIVKKPLGLKALYNSSGNIPREHRESGSLSGVERDNRDHRERDRERGVGARDLNSGQKFGHSTGQLKRSPSFSTSGTTGNSHHTQHGQPPSKKHKMATLRDVTFADAGKYGSLNDYAFFDKVRKALRSQEVYENFLRCLVLFNQEIVSKTELIQLVTPFLGRFPELLRWFKDFLGHSPDSSTSMSTTTGGLNVETLPNNVVRSHQDRPQGDLAMEIDYSTCKRLGASYCALPKSYVQPKCTGRTQLCKEVLNDTWVSFPTWSEDSTFVTSRKTQYEEFIYRCEDERFELDGVIETNAATIRVLEGVHKKMSRMSSEEIQKFRLDDCLGGCSPTIHQRALRRIYGDKAADIIDGLKKNPVVAVPVVLRRLKSKEEEWREAQKGFNKIWREQNEKYYLKSLDHQCINFKQNDVKALRSKSLFNEIETLYDERHEQADDSNAEGQGGGGPHMVLAYKDKSVLDDAANLLIHHVKRQTAIHKEDKQQIKLLLKHFIPDLFFHPRQELSDDERDEDDEKEDIDSPACSSSHISSLTITSGGLHGSRNKAVASPNFSSAHVKSDPDLKPPSHALSADPEEAYTLFMGSNNWYLFLRLHQILCERLTKMYERAVALAEEESRYKQQRKESTAVALRLKPKNEIEIEDYYPAFLDMVKNVLDGNMESTAYEDTLREMFGIHAYIAFTLDKVVTYALQHLVSDPTCQQCMELFQREQRQPKESSGAGGLCATAYLRLGAETAYQRKAERAMTDENCFKIHIYKKDCKITMELLDTESEDTTEGGCRDRESERERQREGISSAEKWSTYVERYPAPLGQTSPKDIPTSVDNDAAANHPVSSDQAGRGGRGRKRKNADINKKMDETGWSSFDRLLVGRKPVFLYRNVREWRKRASRMARLPSLNTVHSDKTPEITATDKTVETSSGLLERPAPLRMTEPGDTGDIINTDSTQCRFNPNSYRMLYVASKEAFLYKPNSFTRARQCHPAVTKHLNSKFHQWLARWATQNVADTQHRLCQDWLMGRYENLIPHRTRVVTDNDQSRSPYRQYNRYRIERLKSDSSTEQCA; encoded by the exons ATGAAACGTACTCGTGGGGTGGACGAGGTAGCatcggcagcagcagcagcagcgttGAAACATTCATCGGGAGGTGCAGGAGGAGGTGGCATAGGTGGTGGGGGCGGGTTAGAAGTCGGAGAGAACATAGACTACCGTCCTAACAGTGGTTTGGCCGTTGGAATTGGGCCTGGTCAGCCAATTAGGCCGATAACTTCCAAGGAGATGCCAGGCAGCATCCAGTTTGGCGCCGTTCAGGCGCAACAGCAATACCCAGTAGCCGTAGTAATGCCTACTCCTGCCCCTTCCAGTGTAAAG GTGCATTCTGGTAGCACAACACCGCCTACGCCCACGGCTCCAGGGAGCAGCTTGAGCGGAGGGGCGCAACAGTTCCAAAGATTGAAGGTTGAAGATGCTCTGCATTACCTCGATCAAGTCAAATACAAGTTCAACAATCAACCGCAG GTGTACAATGACTTCTTGGATATCATGAAAGAGTTCAAGTCTCAGAGCATAGACACACCAGGTGTTATTAAGAGAGTCAGCAACCTTTTCAAGGGACATCCCCAGCTCATAGTTGGCTTCAATACGTTTTTACCACCTGGTTATAAAATAGAAGTACAAGCCGACGAACAGGGATACGCTTTCCAAGTATCGGTTAGTATGCCTAGTCCGACTGCTACGCATACCCCAACATTATCTCATCACTGCACAGGCAATGTTGGTTCACCACCCATTGCCAGTCCGCCTACTCAGCCGGCCAAGGCTCCATCCGTCCTACAAATCATGCAAGG ATCTGGCAGCATACACCACGCCATTGGAAATAACATTCCAAACAATAGCTTAACCGTTCATGCTCCATCATCACCGCCGGTCCAATCGTATAACAATTCGCACATAAGCACGGCTCAAGCCCAAGCTGCTGTCAGTCAAGCTTTGAGCCAGGCACAAGATGGTACACCAAACAGTGGTCAGACGCAGCAAAGTCAACCTGTGGAATTCAATCACGCCATCAATTACGTGAACAAGATTAAG AATCGATTCCAAGGTCAGCCTGAAAAGTATAAGCGATTTTTGGAGATTTTGCATACCTATCAAAAGGAACAACGCAACTTAAAAGAATCCGGTCATATGGTAACTGGAGGAGGAGCAGCTGTCGGAGGAGGAAGTGGGAAACATCTAACAGAGGCAGAGGTCTACAGTCAAGTCGctaaactttttgaaaatcaagaaGATCTCCTCGCTGAGTTTGGACAATTTTTGCCTGATGCTACGAACCAACAAAGTGCCCTG TCTGCTATGTTCCAGAGTAACAAAGGTGGGGCGGTTAACGATCATTCGGCGATCGTTAAAAAACCCCTAGGATTGAAAGCGTTGTACAACAGTTCGGGGAACATACCTAGAGAACACAGAGAAAGCGGAAGCTTAAGTGGAGTAGAACGAGACAACAGAGATCATAGAGAGAGGGACCGGGAGAGAGGGGTGGGAGCCAGGGATTTGAATAGCGGTCAGAAGTTTGGTCATAGCACTGGTCAGCTGAAAAGAAGTCCGTCCTTTTCAACATCGGGAACCACTGGCAATTCGCATCACACTCAACACGGTCAGCCACCATCAAAAAAGCACAAAATGGCTACGCTGAGAGATGTGACATTCGCCGATGCTGGAAAATATGGAAGCCTTAACGATTATGCCTTTTTCGACAAA GTGCGGAAGGCCCTGAGATCGCAAGAAGTCTATGAGAATTTCTTACGCTGTTTGGTTCTGTTCAATCAAGAAATCGTGTCCAAGACAGAACTCATACAATTGGTAACACCGTTCTTGGGCAGATTCCCAGAACTATTGCGATGGTTCAAAGATTTCTTGGGTCACTCTCCGGACTCCTCAACTTCTATGTCCACTACAACCGGTGGTTTGAACGTCGAAACGCTTCCTAACAATGTCGTCAGAAGTCACCAAGACCGTCCCCAAGGAGATTTGGCTATGGAAATAGATTACTCCACTTGCAAACGGCTCGGCGCATCCTATTGTGCGTTACCTAAATCGTACGTTCAGCCTAAATGCACCGGTAGGACGCAACTGTGTAAAGAGGTGCTGAACGATACGTGGGTATCTTTCCCAACATGGTCTGAAGACAGTACCTTTGTTACTTCAAG GAAAACTCAGTATGAAGAGTTCATATACCGCTGTGAGGACGAACGGTTCGAACTGGACGGTGTTATAGAAACAAATGCAGCGACGATTCGAGTCCTGGAAGGTGTGCACAAGAAAATGAGTAGGATGAGCTCGGAGGAGATACAAAAGTTCAGATTAGATGATTGTCTGGGAGGCTGTTCGCCGACAATACACCAGAGAGCTCTGAGGAGGATATACGGTGACAAGGCTGCGGACATTATTGAcgggttgaagaaaaatcctGTTGTTGCGGTGCCGGTCGTCCTTAGGAGGCTTAAAAGCAAGGAGGAGGAATGGAGAGAAGCTCAAAAAGGgttcaataaaatatggagAGAACAAAACGAAAAGTACTATTTGAAATCCTTGGATCACCagtgtataaatttcaaacaaaatgaTGTCAAGGCGCTCAGATCGAAAAGTCTcttcaatgaaattgaaacacTTTACGATGAG AGGCATGAGCAAGCAGACGACAGTAATGCAGAGGGACAAGGGGGAGGTGGTCCACATATGGTGCTGGCATACAAAGACAAGTCCGTACTCGATGACGCAGCCAATCTCCTAATTCATCACGTGAAGAGACAGACAGCTATTCACAAGGAAGACAAGCAACAGATAAAGTTGCTTCTAAAGCACTTTATCCCTGacctattttttcatccacgACAAGAACTGAGCGACGATGAGCGCGACGAAGATG ATGAAAAAGAGGACATAGACTCACCTGCGTGTAGCAGCTCTCATATATCGTCATTGACGATAACATCTGGTGGTCTTCACGGGAGTAGAAACAAAGCAGTGGCTTCACCCAACTTTTCTTCTGCACACGTGAAAAGTGATCCAGATCTAAAACCTCCCTCCCATGCCTTATCCGCCGATCCCGAAGAGGCGTACACCCTGTTCATGGGCAGTAACAACTGGTACCTTTTTCTGAGGTTACATCAAATTCTATGCGAGAGGTTAACAAAGATGTACGAAAGAGCGGTTGCCTTGGCTGAAGAAGAATCCAGATACAAACAACAACGAAAGGAGAGCACAGCGGTTGCATTGAGATTAAAACCAAAAA ATGAAATAGAAATAGAGGATTATTATCCAGCGTTCTTGGACATGGTGAAGAATGTTTTAGATGGCAACATGGAAAGCACGGCGTACGAAGATACGCTACGTGAAATGTTCGGCATCCACGCGTATATTGCCTTTACCTTGGATAAGGTGgtcacatatgct TTGCAGCATTTGGTTTCTGATCCAACGTGTCAGCAGTGCATGGAGTTATTCCAACGAGAACAAAGGCAGCCAAAGGAAAGTAGCGGAGCTGGTGGTTTGTGCGCCACTGCCTATCTGAGGCTAGGAGCAGAAACCGCCTACCAACGTAAAGCAGAGAGAGCTATGACTGATGagaattgtttcaaaatacataTT TACAAAAAAGACTGCAAAATAACAATGGAGCTGCTAGACACTGAAAGTGAAGACACGACGGAGGGCGGATGCAGGGACCGAGAGAGCGAAAGAGAACGGCAGAGAGAGGGTATAAGTTCGGCAGAAAAATGGTCGACCTATGTGGAGAGATACCCCGCTCCTCTTGGCCAGACAAGTCCAAAGGACATTCCTACCTCTGTAGACAACGACGCGGCAGCCAATCATCCTGTGAGTAGCGACCAGGCAGGAAGGGGGGGCAGGGGCAGAAAGCGCAAGAACGCTGATATTAACAAGAAG ATGGATGAAACTGGTTGGAGCTCGTTTGACAGACTTTTGGTAGGTCGCAAGCCCGTATTCCTCTACCGTAACGTCAGAGAGTGGCGAAAACGTGCATCAAGGATGGCTCGGTTGCCATCGTTGAATACCGTTCATTCTGACAAAACACCAGA AATAACGGCTACCGACAAAACAGTTGAAACTTCTTCTGGACTTTTGGAACGGCCGGCACCATTAAGAATGACTGAACCAGGTGACACTGGTGACATAATTAATACCGACAGTACGCAGTGCAGATTTAATCCGAACAGTTACCGGATGCTCTATGTTGCCAGCAAAGAGGCTTTCCTTTATAAGCCAAATTCCTTTACCAGAGCTAGACAG TGTCATCCGGCGGTGACGAAACACCTGAACTCTAAGTTTCATCAGTGGCTGGCAAGGTGGGCGACGCAAAATGTCGCAGACACGCAGCACCGCTTGTGCCAGGACTGGTTAATGGGTCGTTACGAAAATCTAATACCCCACAGGACACGAGTTGTTACCGATAACGATCAATCTCGTTCTCCTTATCGCCAGTACAATCGATATCGAATCGAACGATTGAAGTCTGATTCCTCAACGGAACAGTGTGCGTAG
- the LOC107220993 gene encoding paired amphipathic helix protein Sin3b isoform X4, producing the protein MKRTRGVDEVASAAAAAALKHSSGGAGGGGIGGGGGLEVGENIDYRPNSGLAVGIGPGQPIRPITSKEMPGSIQFGAVQAQQQYPVAVVMPTPAPSSVKVHSGSTTPPTPTAPGSSLSGGAQQFQRLKVEDALHYLDQVKYKFNNQPQVYNDFLDIMKEFKSQSIDTPGVIKRVSNLFKGHPQLIVGFNTFLPPGYKIEVQADEQGYAFQVSVSMPSPTATHTPTLSHHCTGNVGSPPIASPPTQPAKAPSVLQIMQGSGSIHHAIGNNIPNNSLTVHAPSSPPVQSYNNSHISTAQAQAAVSQALSQAQDGTPNSGQTQQSQPVEFNHAINYVNKIKNRFQGQPEKYKRFLEILHTYQKEQRNLKESGHMVTGGGAAVGGGSGKHLTEAEVYSQVAKLFENQEDLLAEFGQFLPDATNQQSALSAMFQSNKGGAVNDHSAIVKKPLGLKALYNSSGNIPREHRESGSLSGVERDNRDHRERDRERGVGARDLNSGQKFGHSTGQLKRSPSFSTSGTTGNSHHTQHGQPPSKKHKMATLRDVTFADAGKYGSLNDYAFFDKVRKALRSQEVYENFLRCLVLFNQEIVSKTELIQLVTPFLGRFPELLRWFKDFLGHSPDSSTSMSTTTGGLNVETLPNNVVRSHQDRPQGDLAMEIDYSTCKRLGASYCALPKSYVQPKCTGRTQLCKEVLNDTWVSFPTWSEDSTFVTSRKTQYEEFIYRCEDERFELDGVIETNAATIRVLEGVHKKMSRMSSEEIQKFRLDDCLGGCSPTIHQRALRRIYGDKAADIIDGLKKNPVVAVPVVLRRLKSKEEEWREAQKGFNKIWREQNEKYYLKSLDHQCINFKQNDVKALRSKSLFNEIETLYDERHEQADDSNAEGQGGGGPHMVLAYKDKSVLDDAANLLIHHVKRQTAIHKEDKQQIKLLLKHFIPDLFFHPRQELSDDERDEDDEKEDIDSPACSSSHISSLTITSGGLHGSRNKAVASPNFSSAHVKSDPDLKPPSHALSADPEEAYTLFMGSNNWYLFLRLHQILCERLTKMYERAVALAEEESRYKQQRKESTAVALRLKPKNEIEIEDYYPAFLDMVKNVLDGNMESTAYEDTLREMFGIHAYIAFTLDKVVTYAVRQLQHLVSDPTCQQCMELFQREQRQPKESSGAGGLCATAYLRLGAETAYQRKAERAMTDENCFKIHIYKKDCKITMELLDTESEDTTEGGCRDRESERERQREGISSAEKWSTYVERYPAPLGQTSPKDIPTSVDNDAAANHPMDETGWSSFDRLLVGRKPVFLYRNVREWRKRASRMARLPSLNTVHSDKTPEITATDKTVETSSGLLERPAPLRMTEPGDTGDIINTDSTQCRFNPNSYRMLYVASKEAFLYKPNSFTRARQCHPAVTKHLNSKFHQWLARWATQNVADTQHRLCQDWLMGRYENLIPHRTRVVTDNDQSRSPYRQYNRYRIERLKSDSSTEQCA; encoded by the exons ATGAAACGTACTCGTGGGGTGGACGAGGTAGCatcggcagcagcagcagcagcgttGAAACATTCATCGGGAGGTGCAGGAGGAGGTGGCATAGGTGGTGGGGGCGGGTTAGAAGTCGGAGAGAACATAGACTACCGTCCTAACAGTGGTTTGGCCGTTGGAATTGGGCCTGGTCAGCCAATTAGGCCGATAACTTCCAAGGAGATGCCAGGCAGCATCCAGTTTGGCGCCGTTCAGGCGCAACAGCAATACCCAGTAGCCGTAGTAATGCCTACTCCTGCCCCTTCCAGTGTAAAG GTGCATTCTGGTAGCACAACACCGCCTACGCCCACGGCTCCAGGGAGCAGCTTGAGCGGAGGGGCGCAACAGTTCCAAAGATTGAAGGTTGAAGATGCTCTGCATTACCTCGATCAAGTCAAATACAAGTTCAACAATCAACCGCAG GTGTACAATGACTTCTTGGATATCATGAAAGAGTTCAAGTCTCAGAGCATAGACACACCAGGTGTTATTAAGAGAGTCAGCAACCTTTTCAAGGGACATCCCCAGCTCATAGTTGGCTTCAATACGTTTTTACCACCTGGTTATAAAATAGAAGTACAAGCCGACGAACAGGGATACGCTTTCCAAGTATCGGTTAGTATGCCTAGTCCGACTGCTACGCATACCCCAACATTATCTCATCACTGCACAGGCAATGTTGGTTCACCACCCATTGCCAGTCCGCCTACTCAGCCGGCCAAGGCTCCATCCGTCCTACAAATCATGCAAGG ATCTGGCAGCATACACCACGCCATTGGAAATAACATTCCAAACAATAGCTTAACCGTTCATGCTCCATCATCACCGCCGGTCCAATCGTATAACAATTCGCACATAAGCACGGCTCAAGCCCAAGCTGCTGTCAGTCAAGCTTTGAGCCAGGCACAAGATGGTACACCAAACAGTGGTCAGACGCAGCAAAGTCAACCTGTGGAATTCAATCACGCCATCAATTACGTGAACAAGATTAAG AATCGATTCCAAGGTCAGCCTGAAAAGTATAAGCGATTTTTGGAGATTTTGCATACCTATCAAAAGGAACAACGCAACTTAAAAGAATCCGGTCATATGGTAACTGGAGGAGGAGCAGCTGTCGGAGGAGGAAGTGGGAAACATCTAACAGAGGCAGAGGTCTACAGTCAAGTCGctaaactttttgaaaatcaagaaGATCTCCTCGCTGAGTTTGGACAATTTTTGCCTGATGCTACGAACCAACAAAGTGCCCTG TCTGCTATGTTCCAGAGTAACAAAGGTGGGGCGGTTAACGATCATTCGGCGATCGTTAAAAAACCCCTAGGATTGAAAGCGTTGTACAACAGTTCGGGGAACATACCTAGAGAACACAGAGAAAGCGGAAGCTTAAGTGGAGTAGAACGAGACAACAGAGATCATAGAGAGAGGGACCGGGAGAGAGGGGTGGGAGCCAGGGATTTGAATAGCGGTCAGAAGTTTGGTCATAGCACTGGTCAGCTGAAAAGAAGTCCGTCCTTTTCAACATCGGGAACCACTGGCAATTCGCATCACACTCAACACGGTCAGCCACCATCAAAAAAGCACAAAATGGCTACGCTGAGAGATGTGACATTCGCCGATGCTGGAAAATATGGAAGCCTTAACGATTATGCCTTTTTCGACAAA GTGCGGAAGGCCCTGAGATCGCAAGAAGTCTATGAGAATTTCTTACGCTGTTTGGTTCTGTTCAATCAAGAAATCGTGTCCAAGACAGAACTCATACAATTGGTAACACCGTTCTTGGGCAGATTCCCAGAACTATTGCGATGGTTCAAAGATTTCTTGGGTCACTCTCCGGACTCCTCAACTTCTATGTCCACTACAACCGGTGGTTTGAACGTCGAAACGCTTCCTAACAATGTCGTCAGAAGTCACCAAGACCGTCCCCAAGGAGATTTGGCTATGGAAATAGATTACTCCACTTGCAAACGGCTCGGCGCATCCTATTGTGCGTTACCTAAATCGTACGTTCAGCCTAAATGCACCGGTAGGACGCAACTGTGTAAAGAGGTGCTGAACGATACGTGGGTATCTTTCCCAACATGGTCTGAAGACAGTACCTTTGTTACTTCAAG GAAAACTCAGTATGAAGAGTTCATATACCGCTGTGAGGACGAACGGTTCGAACTGGACGGTGTTATAGAAACAAATGCAGCGACGATTCGAGTCCTGGAAGGTGTGCACAAGAAAATGAGTAGGATGAGCTCGGAGGAGATACAAAAGTTCAGATTAGATGATTGTCTGGGAGGCTGTTCGCCGACAATACACCAGAGAGCTCTGAGGAGGATATACGGTGACAAGGCTGCGGACATTATTGAcgggttgaagaaaaatcctGTTGTTGCGGTGCCGGTCGTCCTTAGGAGGCTTAAAAGCAAGGAGGAGGAATGGAGAGAAGCTCAAAAAGGgttcaataaaatatggagAGAACAAAACGAAAAGTACTATTTGAAATCCTTGGATCACCagtgtataaatttcaaacaaaatgaTGTCAAGGCGCTCAGATCGAAAAGTCTcttcaatgaaattgaaacacTTTACGATGAG AGGCATGAGCAAGCAGACGACAGTAATGCAGAGGGACAAGGGGGAGGTGGTCCACATATGGTGCTGGCATACAAAGACAAGTCCGTACTCGATGACGCAGCCAATCTCCTAATTCATCACGTGAAGAGACAGACAGCTATTCACAAGGAAGACAAGCAACAGATAAAGTTGCTTCTAAAGCACTTTATCCCTGacctattttttcatccacgACAAGAACTGAGCGACGATGAGCGCGACGAAGATG ATGAAAAAGAGGACATAGACTCACCTGCGTGTAGCAGCTCTCATATATCGTCATTGACGATAACATCTGGTGGTCTTCACGGGAGTAGAAACAAAGCAGTGGCTTCACCCAACTTTTCTTCTGCACACGTGAAAAGTGATCCAGATCTAAAACCTCCCTCCCATGCCTTATCCGCCGATCCCGAAGAGGCGTACACCCTGTTCATGGGCAGTAACAACTGGTACCTTTTTCTGAGGTTACATCAAATTCTATGCGAGAGGTTAACAAAGATGTACGAAAGAGCGGTTGCCTTGGCTGAAGAAGAATCCAGATACAAACAACAACGAAAGGAGAGCACAGCGGTTGCATTGAGATTAAAACCAAAAA ATGAAATAGAAATAGAGGATTATTATCCAGCGTTCTTGGACATGGTGAAGAATGTTTTAGATGGCAACATGGAAAGCACGGCGTACGAAGATACGCTACGTGAAATGTTCGGCATCCACGCGTATATTGCCTTTACCTTGGATAAGGTGgtcacatatgctgtaagacAA TTGCAGCATTTGGTTTCTGATCCAACGTGTCAGCAGTGCATGGAGTTATTCCAACGAGAACAAAGGCAGCCAAAGGAAAGTAGCGGAGCTGGTGGTTTGTGCGCCACTGCCTATCTGAGGCTAGGAGCAGAAACCGCCTACCAACGTAAAGCAGAGAGAGCTATGACTGATGagaattgtttcaaaatacataTT TACAAAAAAGACTGCAAAATAACAATGGAGCTGCTAGACACTGAAAGTGAAGACACGACGGAGGGCGGATGCAGGGACCGAGAGAGCGAAAGAGAACGGCAGAGAGAGGGTATAAGTTCGGCAGAAAAATGGTCGACCTATGTGGAGAGATACCCCGCTCCTCTTGGCCAGACAAGTCCAAAGGACATTCCTACCTCTGTAGACAACGACGCGGCAGCCAATCATCCT ATGGATGAAACTGGTTGGAGCTCGTTTGACAGACTTTTGGTAGGTCGCAAGCCCGTATTCCTCTACCGTAACGTCAGAGAGTGGCGAAAACGTGCATCAAGGATGGCTCGGTTGCCATCGTTGAATACCGTTCATTCTGACAAAACACCAGA AATAACGGCTACCGACAAAACAGTTGAAACTTCTTCTGGACTTTTGGAACGGCCGGCACCATTAAGAATGACTGAACCAGGTGACACTGGTGACATAATTAATACCGACAGTACGCAGTGCAGATTTAATCCGAACAGTTACCGGATGCTCTATGTTGCCAGCAAAGAGGCTTTCCTTTATAAGCCAAATTCCTTTACCAGAGCTAGACAG TGTCATCCGGCGGTGACGAAACACCTGAACTCTAAGTTTCATCAGTGGCTGGCAAGGTGGGCGACGCAAAATGTCGCAGACACGCAGCACCGCTTGTGCCAGGACTGGTTAATGGGTCGTTACGAAAATCTAATACCCCACAGGACACGAGTTGTTACCGATAACGATCAATCTCGTTCTCCTTATCGCCAGTACAATCGATATCGAATCGAACGATTGAAGTCTGATTCCTCAACGGAACAGTGTGCGTAG